A single Bacillus sp. HMF5848 DNA region contains:
- a CDS encoding carbohydrate ABC transporter permease: MFKLSNLNYKSQRILIITLFSFIPVVLLITFSYLPVFNMFQYSFTNWNGYSKESEFIWFENYVTIFTRPEYFSVFKVSLYYFLATFVQMGIALYFATILSFKVKYSNFFKGTLFFPYLLNGVAIGFIFLYFFRPDGTLDSILAFLGLGEYVQLWLGNPDIINISLAGTSVWRYMGFNFIIFLGAIQSIPHEIYEAAEIDGANRWHQFRFIILPSIRRIVELNIILAISGAISAFEIPYIMTSGNNGSKTFVIQTVDTAFKYSKVGLGSAMAVVLLFIVVIVTVIQKKFLSNKEA; the protein is encoded by the coding sequence ATGTTTAAACTCTCTAACCTTAACTACAAGTCACAAAGAATATTAATCATTACTCTATTTTCCTTCATTCCTGTCGTGCTGCTTATAACTTTCTCTTATTTACCTGTATTTAATATGTTTCAATATAGTTTTACGAATTGGAATGGCTATAGTAAGGAATCAGAATTTATTTGGTTTGAAAATTACGTTACTATTTTTACAAGGCCCGAATATTTCTCGGTTTTTAAGGTGAGTTTATATTACTTTTTGGCAACTTTTGTACAAATGGGAATCGCATTATATTTCGCAACGATTTTAAGCTTTAAGGTGAAATATAGTAACTTCTTTAAAGGGACGTTATTTTTCCCGTATTTATTAAATGGTGTTGCAATTGGGTTTATCTTTTTATACTTTTTCAGGCCAGATGGAACATTAGATAGTATCCTTGCTTTTCTAGGGCTTGGTGAATATGTTCAATTGTGGCTAGGAAACCCAGATATTATTAATATCTCATTAGCAGGTACATCTGTATGGAGATATATGGGTTTTAATTTCATTATTTTCTTAGGAGCTATACAATCTATTCCACATGAAATTTATGAAGCAGCTGAAATAGATGGAGCAAATAGATGGCACCAGTTCCGCTTTATCATTTTACCAAGCATTAGAAGAATTGTAGAACTAAATATCATTCTAGCTATTAGTGGAGCAATCAGTGCTTTTGAAATTCCTTATATCATGACATCAGGTAACAACGGCAGTAAAACATTTGTCATTCAGACGGTAGATACAGCATTTAAGTACAGTAAAGTTGGGCTTGGTTCTGCGATGGCTGTTGTTCTTCTGTTTATTGTCGTAATTGTAACAGTTATTCAAAAGAAATTTTTATCAAATAAGGAGGCCTAG
- a CDS encoding ABC transporter substrate-binding protein, whose amino-acid sequence MKKSRMALLFLSVVLILTMFVGCGAKEENTSTTDNSNATEENSNTTDNAASEENSVSGEITVLTNRTDIVDTVFKDYAAKFNEKYPDVKVSFEAITDYEGQVKIRLNTKDYGDVLLIPNELPVTEVPNFFEPLGTVDELSEKYLFVDEKALNNTTYGIPITVNAEGIVYNKRVFEEAGITESLLSPEAFLDAMKKIKENTDAIPYYTNYAAGWPLTQWEPNRLSVAGEPDYVNVQMPNMDDPFSPGRPHYVVYKLMYDLAKEGLIERDPLTTDWESSKAMLAKGEIASMVLGSWAISQVQALADNPSDIGYMPFPSNKDGKVYAASGGDYKIGINLNSKNKDAAEAWLYWFINESNYAVDQGGISPIKGAPMPETLSAFEEMGVELISNAPPKEGQDGLVDEIDKQGEIGLWAADFKARIIEAGIGNRDESYDDIMNDLNARWKEARAKVVGN is encoded by the coding sequence ATGAAGAAAAGTAGAATGGCATTATTGTTTTTATCGGTTGTATTAATTCTAACAATGTTTGTAGGGTGTGGAGCTAAAGAGGAAAATACTAGCACTACTGATAACTCAAATGCTACAGAAGAAAATAGCAACACAACAGATAATGCAGCAAGTGAAGAAAACTCGGTTTCAGGAGAGATTACTGTATTAACAAATAGAACAGATATTGTTGATACTGTCTTTAAAGACTACGCTGCTAAGTTTAACGAGAAATACCCTGATGTAAAAGTGAGTTTTGAAGCAATTACAGATTATGAAGGTCAAGTTAAAATTCGTTTAAATACAAAAGATTATGGAGATGTTTTATTAATTCCAAATGAACTTCCAGTAACAGAAGTTCCTAATTTCTTTGAACCGTTAGGAACAGTTGATGAGTTGAGTGAAAAATATTTATTTGTTGATGAAAAGGCTTTAAATAATACAACTTACGGCATTCCAATTACTGTAAATGCAGAAGGAATTGTATACAATAAACGAGTGTTTGAAGAAGCGGGTATTACGGAATCGCTATTATCACCAGAAGCGTTTCTTGATGCAATGAAAAAAATTAAAGAGAATACAGATGCTATACCATATTATACAAACTATGCGGCGGGATGGCCTTTAACGCAATGGGAGCCTAACCGTTTATCGGTTGCCGGAGAACCTGATTATGTGAATGTACAAATGCCAAATATGGATGATCCGTTCTCACCTGGTAGACCTCATTATGTTGTATATAAATTAATGTATGATTTAGCAAAAGAAGGCTTAATTGAAAGGGATCCTTTAACTACAGATTGGGAATCTTCAAAAGCTATGTTAGCAAAAGGTGAGATTGCTTCAATGGTATTAGGTTCTTGGGCTATTTCACAAGTGCAGGCTTTAGCTGATAATCCTTCAGATATTGGTTATATGCCATTCCCAAGTAACAAAGATGGTAAAGTGTACGCTGCAAGCGGTGGAGATTATAAAATTGGTATTAATCTGAACTCTAAAAATAAAGACGCTGCAGAAGCTTGGTTATATTGGTTTATTAATGAATCCAACTATGCTGTTGACCAAGGTGGAATTTCACCTATTAAAGGTGCACCAATGCCAGAAACTTTAAGTGCGTTTGAAGAAATGGGTGTAGAACTTATTTCGAATGCTCCTCCTAAAGAGGGTCAAGACGGTTTAGTTGATGAAATTGATAAGCAAGGTGAGATAGGGTTGTGGGCTGCAGACTTCAAAGCGCGTATTATCGAAGCTGGAATTGGTAATAGAGACGAATCATATGACGACATTATGAATGATTTAAATGCAAGATGGAAGGAAGCAAGAGCGAAAGTTGTAGGTAACTAA
- a CDS encoding carbohydrate ABC transporter permease yields the protein MYQLKQYFIKVCKYATLLLGVLTALVPIVVVLFASFKTSEEYANTGPLVPPSSWLNFENYSRAFFEGNMLTGFINTTIILLISITGAVIFGTMIAYVLSRFDFKGSKILMGAFLLATLIPAVTTQVATFQIISALGAFNTKWAAILLFMGTDIISVYIFLQFLDTISKSLDESAMLDGASYFTIYRKIILPLLKPAIVTVFIIKGVNIYNDFYIPFLYMPKTELQVISTALFKFKGPYGSEWEVISAGIIIAIIPTLAVFLSLQKHIYNGIAGSVK from the coding sequence GTGTATCAACTAAAACAGTATTTTATAAAAGTATGTAAGTATGCAACCTTGCTTCTAGGTGTTTTAACAGCATTAGTTCCTATTGTAGTTGTTCTCTTTGCATCATTTAAAACATCAGAAGAATATGCTAACACCGGACCTTTAGTGCCTCCTAGTAGCTGGCTCAATTTCGAGAACTATAGCCGAGCATTTTTTGAAGGTAACATGTTGACAGGTTTTATAAATACAACAATTATTCTTCTAATCTCCATTACCGGAGCTGTGATATTCGGAACGATGATTGCGTATGTGTTAAGTCGCTTTGATTTTAAAGGAAGTAAGATTCTTATGGGAGCATTCTTGCTAGCAACACTTATACCTGCAGTTACTACACAAGTTGCTACTTTTCAAATTATCAGTGCGTTAGGGGCTTTTAATACAAAATGGGCTGCTATTTTACTTTTTATGGGTACGGATATAATTTCTGTTTATATTTTTCTTCAGTTCCTAGACACGATTTCAAAATCATTAGATGAATCAGCCATGCTTGATGGTGCATCGTATTTCACAATTTACAGAAAAATCATTTTACCGTTGCTAAAACCAGCTATCGTTACTGTATTCATTATTAAAGGTGTAAATATTTATAACGATTTTTACATTCCGTTTTTATATATGCCAAAGACAGAACTTCAAGTTATATCTACAGCATTATTTAAATTTAAGGGACCGTATGGTTCTGAATGGGAAGTTATCAGTGCGGGAATTATTATAGCTATTATCCCAACTTTAGCGGTATTCCTATCATTACAAAAACATATTTATAACGGTATTGCAGGGTCTGTTAAATAG